From one Solanum stenotomum isolate F172 chromosome 12, ASM1918654v1, whole genome shotgun sequence genomic stretch:
- the LOC125849433 gene encoding DNA mismatch repair protein MLH3-like isoform X3: MHFDVQKVLLNFVILLHHMKLYFLLGSGVSRDGLVLLMGERYALHQRHQNTAISDDMHAFPASFGFKGEAPSSISDVYLLELIPKLMRGQMDIVRTASVFVPWN, from the exons ATGCATTTTGATGTGCAAAAAGTTCTGctcaattttgttattttacttCATCACATGAAGTTGTACTTTCTTTTGGGATCTGGTGTCTCACGAGATGGACTGGTGCTGCTGATGGGAGAAAGATATG CTTTACATCAGCGACATCAAAATACAGCCATTTCAGATGATATGCATGCTTTCCCAGCAAGCTTTGGCTTTAAAGGAGAGGCTCCGAGCTCTATTTCTGATGTTTATTTGTTGGAATTGATACCAAAACTCATGAGAGGCCAAATGGATATCGTAAG GACGGCAAGTGTTTTTGTACCTTGGAATTGA
- the LOC125847863 gene encoding uncharacterized protein LOC125847863 isoform X1 translates to MALKFLNKKGWHTGSLRNIENVWKAEQKHDAEQRKLEELRKQIHEERERSEFRQLQEQAGLVTRQERLEFLYDSGLAVGKGSSSGFESLSKPAEPVTAADSDSSAKPQASVPGALFEDKPQSSNDAWRKLHSDPLLMIRQREQEALARVKNNPVQMAMIRKSVETMKNKDKMHDEKEKDERRHKHRDKKSKHHHSKSKHLRNSSPRQTFDPDEYSSEDDSRRKRESRRDKRINDQKLSLLRDPEGGNDFDKEKTKIRNDNEAVKHERQARSDLPRQESHRNSREQTRSDIPRHESHRNSREQTRSDIPRDKSHRNSRDIPRDESHRNSREQTRSDIPRDESPRNSREQPRSDPPRHESRHNSRKPVRLSEEERAARLREMQKDAEVHEEQRWKRLKKAEEKDAKEAVHAGSSGGRNFLDAAQRSVYGAGKGGSSTIEESVRRRTHYSQRAEASEGNAFRR, encoded by the coding sequence ATGGCTCTGAAGTTTCTGAATAAGAAGGGATGGCACACGGGGAGTCTTCGGAACATTGAAAATGTATGGAAAGCAGAGCAGAAGCATGACGCCGAACAGAGGAAGTTGGAGGAGCTCCGCAAGCAGATCCACGAGGAGCGTGAGCGCAGTGAATTTCGCCAACTCCAGGAACAAGCTGGCTTGGTTACCAGGCAAGAGAGGCTGGAATTTCTTTATGATTCTGGATTAGCTGTTGGAAAGGGAAGTTCTAGTGGGTTTGAATCTTTGTCCAAGCCGGCTGAACCTGTAACAGCTGCTGATTCCGATTCTTCTGCCAAACCGCAAGCATCTGTGCCAGGAGCTCTATTTGAGGACAAGCCACAATCTTCCAATGATGCTTGGAGAAAACTCCATTCTGATCCCCTGCTTATGATTCGTCAGCGAGAGCAAGAAGCCCTGGCACGTGTGAAGAACAACCCTGTCCAGATGGCCATGATTCGTAAATCTGTTGAAACAATGAAAAATAAGGATAAGATGCATGATGAGAAAGAGAAGGATGAACGCAGACATAAACATCGAGACAAGAAATCAAAGCATCACCACTCGAAATCGAAGCATTTGAGGAATTCTTCACCTAGACAAACCTTTGATCCAGATGAATACTCGAGCGAAGATGATTCCAGGAGAAAGAGAGAGTCTCGCAGGGACAAGAGGATTAATGATCAGAAATTGTCTCTCTTACGAGATCCTGAAGGAGGCAATGATTTTGACAAAGAAAAAACTAAGATTAGGAATGATAATGAAGCTGTGAAACATGAGAGGCAGGCAAGATCTGATCTTCCAAGGCAAGAATCCCATCGTAACTCTCGTGAGCAGACAAGATCTGATATACCAAGGCATGAATCCCACCGTAACTCTCGTGAGCAGACAAGATCTGATATACCAAGGGACAAATCCCATCGTAACTCTCGTGATATACCAAGGGACGAATCCCATCGTAACTCTCGTGAGCAGACAAGATCTGATATACCAAGGGACGAATCCCCTCGTAACTCTCGTGAGCAGCCAAGATCCGATCCTCCAAGGCACGAGTCGCGTCATAACTCTCGCAAGCCTGTTAGGCTTTCTGAAGAAGAGAGAGCTGCCCGTCTACGGGAGATGCAGAAAGATGCTGAGGTCCATGAGGAGCAAAGATGGAAAAGACTTAAGAAGGCAGAGGAAAAAGATGCTAAGGAAGCTGTACATGCTGGCTCGTCTGGTGGTAGGAATTTTCTGGATGCTGCTCAAAGAAGTGTTTATGGTGCTGGAAAGGGAGGAAGCTCCACAATTGAGGAAAGTGTTCGTCGCCGAACACATTATTCACAGAGAGCTGAAGCTTCAGAAGGCAATGCTTTTCGGCGATAA
- the LOC125849433 gene encoding uncharacterized protein LOC125849433 isoform X2, with amino-acid sequence MHFDVQKVLLNFVILLHHMKLYFLLGSGVSRDGLVLLMGERYALHQRHQNTAISDDMHAFPASFGFKGEAPSSISDVYLLELIPKLMRGQMDIDGKCFCTLELMSVDKMIVQHVIMYNPT; translated from the exons ATGCATTTTGATGTGCAAAAAGTTCTGctcaattttgttattttacttCATCACATGAAGTTGTACTTTCTTTTGGGATCTGGTGTCTCACGAGATGGACTGGTGCTGCTGATGGGAGAAAGATATG CTTTACATCAGCGACATCAAAATACAGCCATTTCAGATGATATGCATGCTTTCCCAGCAAGCTTTGGCTTTAAAGGAGAGGCTCCGAGCTCTATTTCTGATGTTTATTTGTTGGAATTGATACCAAAACTCATGAGAGGCCAAATGGATATC GACGGCAAGTGTTTTTGTACCTTGGAATTGATGAGTGTAGACAAGATGATTGTACAACATGTAATTATGTATAACCCTACCTGA
- the LOC125847863 gene encoding uncharacterized protein LOC125847863 isoform X2, producing MALKFLNKKGWHTGSLRNIENVWKAEQKHDAEQRKLEELRKQIHEERERSEFRQLQEQAGLVTRQERLEFLYDSGLAVGKGSSSGFESLSKPAEPVTAADSDSSAKPQASVPGALFEDKPQSSNDAWRKLHSDPLLMIRQREQEALARVKNNPVQMAMIRKSVETMKNKDKMHDEKEKDERRHKHRDKKSKHHHSKSKHLRNSSPRQTFDPDEYSSEDDSRRKRESRRDKRINDQKLSLLRDPEGGNDFDKEKTKIRNDNEAVKHERQARSDLPRQESHRNSREQTRSDIPRDESHRNSREQTRSDIPRDESPRNSREQPRSDPPRHESRHNSRKPVRLSEEERAARLREMQKDAEVHEEQRWKRLKKAEEKDAKEAVHAGSSGGRNFLDAAQRSVYGAGKGGSSTIEESVRRRTHYSQRAEASEGNAFRR from the exons ATGGCTCTGAAGTTTCTGAATAAGAAGGGATGGCACACGGGGAGTCTTCGGAACATTGAAAATGTATGGAAAGCAGAGCAGAAGCATGACGCCGAACAGAGGAAGTTGGAGGAGCTCCGCAAGCAGATCCACGAGGAGCGTGAGCGCAGTGAATTTCGCCAACTCCAGGAACAAGCTGGCTTGGTTACCAGGCAAGAGAGGCTGGAATTTCTTTATGATTCTGGATTAGCTGTTGGAAAGGGAAGTTCTAGTGGGTTTGAATCTTTGTCCAAGCCGGCTGAACCTGTAACAGCTGCTGATTCCGATTCTTCTGCCAAACCGCAAGCATCTGTGCCAGGAGCTCTATTTGAGGACAAGCCACAATCTTCCAATGATGCTTGGAGAAAACTCCATTCTGATCCCCTGCTTATGATTCGTCAGCGAGAGCAAGAAGCCCTGGCACGTGTGAAGAACAACCCTGTCCAGATGGCCATGATTCGTAAATCTGTTGAAACAATGAAAAATAAGGATAAGATGCATGATGAGAAAGAGAAGGATGAACGCAGACATAAACATCGAGACAAGAAATCAAAGCATCACCACTCGAAATCGAAGCATTTGAGGAATTCTTCACCTAGACAAACCTTTGATCCAGATGAATACTCGAGCGAAGATGATTCCAGGAGAAAGAGAGAGTCTCGCAGGGACAAGAGGATTAATGATCAGAAATTGTCTCTCTTACGAGATCCTGAAGGAGGCAATGATTTTGACAAAGAAAAAACTAAGATTAGGAATGATAATGAAGCTGTGAAACATGAGAGGCAGGCAAGATCTGATCTTCCAAGGCAAGAATCCCATCGTAACTCTCGTGAGCAGACAAGATCTGATATACCAAG GGACGAATCCCATCGTAACTCTCGTGAGCAGACAAGATCTGATATACCAAGGGACGAATCCCCTCGTAACTCTCGTGAGCAGCCAAGATCCGATCCTCCAAGGCACGAGTCGCGTCATAACTCTCGCAAGCCTGTTAGGCTTTCTGAAGAAGAGAGAGCTGCCCGTCTACGGGAGATGCAGAAAGATGCTGAGGTCCATGAGGAGCAAAGATGGAAAAGACTTAAGAAGGCAGAGGAAAAAGATGCTAAGGAAGCTGTACATGCTGGCTCGTCTGGTGGTAGGAATTTTCTGGATGCTGCTCAAAGAAGTGTTTATGGTGCTGGAAAGGGAGGAAGCTCCACAATTGAGGAAAGTGTTCGTCGCCGAACACATTATTCACAGAGAGCTGAAGCTTCAGAAGGCAATGCTTTTCGGCGATAA
- the LOC125848341 gene encoding histone H1, translated as MMAIGEVENPAVVQPSTEAVKVKEQAPATKKPVKEKKPRVPKEKKPKSAKAVTHPPYFQMIKEALLALNEKGGSSPYAIAKYMEDKHKDELPANFRKILGLQLKNSAAKGKLIKIKASYKLSEAGKKETTTKTSTKKLPKADSKKKPRSTRATATAAKKTEVPKKAKATPKPKKVGAKRTRKSTPAKAKQPKSIKSPAAKRAKKIAV; from the exons ATGATGGCAATCGGAGAAGTTGAGAACCCCGCCGTTGTGCAGCCATCGACAGAGGCTGTCAAGGTTAAGGAGCAGGCTCCGGCGACGAAGAAGCCTGTTAAGGAGAAGAAACCTAGGGTTCCCAAAGAGAAGAAGCCTAAATCTGCCAAGGCTGTTACTCATCCTCCTTATTTTCAG ATGATTAAGGAAGCTTTGTTGGCTCTGAACGAGAAAGGTGGATCGAGTCCGTATGCAATTGCTAAATACATGGAAGACAAACACAAGGATGAATTACCAGCAAATTTCAGGAAAATTCTAGGTCTTCAATTGAAGAATTCTGCAGCAAAGGGGAAGCTAATCAAAATCAAGGCTTCATACAAACTATCTGAGGCTGGAAAGAAGGAgactacaacaaaaacatctACCAAAAAGCTCCCCAAGGCCGATTCTAAGAAGAAACCTAGAAGCACCAGGGCCACTGCAACTGCAGCGAAGAAAACAGAGGTGCCGAAGAAAGCAAAAGCGACGCCAAAACCGAAGAAGGTTGGAGCCAAGAGGACAAGGAAGTCCACTCCGGCGAAGGCAAAGCAGCCAAAGTCTATCAAGTCTCCTGCTGCTAAAAGGGCCAAGAAGATTGCAGTCTAA
- the LOC125847442 gene encoding uncharacterized protein LOC125847442 gives MALFQTNVRILGHNIERGNISPINRSIEFASKFPDILTNKTQLQRFLRSLNYVAPFIKDLAKDTAILYDMLKNNSKAWSAKHSEAAKRIKTKVHNLSCLTLANPNWEEMVEIDALDIGYGGILTE, from the coding sequence ATGGCTTTGTTTCAAACAAATGTTAGAATTTTGGGTCATAATATTGAAAGGGGTAACATTAGCCCTATTAATAGAAGTATTGAATTTGCATCCAAATTCCCTGATATTTTGACTAATAAAACTCAGTTACAGAGATTTCTTAGAAGTCTTAACTATGTTGCTCCTTTTATAAAGGATTTAGCCAAGGATACTGCTATTCTGTATGACAtgctaaaaaataattctaaagcCTGGTCTGCTAAACATTCTGAAGCAGCTAAAAGGATTAAAACAAAGGTTCATAACCTTTCCTGTCTTACTTTAGCCAACCCAAATTGGGAAGAAATGGTTGAGATAGATGCTTTGGACATAGGATATGGAGGTATCTTGACTGAATAA
- the LOC125849433 gene encoding uncharacterized protein LOC125849433 isoform X1: MHFDVQKVLLNFVILLHHMKLYFLLGSGVSRDGLVLLMGERYALHQRHQNTAISDDMHAFPASFGFKGEAPSSISDVYLLELIPKLMRGQMDIDGKCFCTLELMSVDKMIVQHVIIEDDLLCTRASPSPCCCCPVGLGFI, translated from the exons ATGCATTTTGATGTGCAAAAAGTTCTGctcaattttgttattttacttCATCACATGAAGTTGTACTTTCTTTTGGGATCTGGTGTCTCACGAGATGGACTGGTGCTGCTGATGGGAGAAAGATATG CTTTACATCAGCGACATCAAAATACAGCCATTTCAGATGATATGCATGCTTTCCCAGCAAGCTTTGGCTTTAAAGGAGAGGCTCCGAGCTCTATTTCTGATGTTTATTTGTTGGAATTGATACCAAAACTCATGAGAGGCCAAATGGATATC GACGGCAAGTGTTTTTGTACCTTGGAATTGATGAGTGTAGACAAGATGATTGTACAACATGTAATTAT TGAAGATGACCTGCTTTGCACACGTGCTTCTCCCTCTCCTTGCTGCTGTTGTCCAGTGGGTTTGGGATTCATCTGA